A window from Neodiprion fabricii isolate iyNeoFabr1 chromosome 2, iyNeoFabr1.1, whole genome shotgun sequence encodes these proteins:
- the LOC124174971 gene encoding differentially expressed in FDCP 8 homolog isoform X8, translating into MSVHVKPSSNMVDIRSQNDAEHDKKFEQDPGHRCGTGASTPSSLSDYITSDADDSSDGRCAAPFTLRSIETQLVLTRDATPTDLREMVKRCKEMVMESAECSEERKWLVRRLIELRLRAQELREVSVENLLETCVILGHHLAPQKNHAVTYGPIYCDNCSAAVWTMLQSWYMCNDCGFCCHAKCLTATCRVCAHIVASEAGGYTFTKDICPERGLSAQLYRCAECNASITFNKLIHCFFLQAFTKGLFLSCFGSPFKYTEAAWIEPRLCDYTGLYYCQRCHWNTTAPIPARIIRNWDMEPRKVSRAAAQLLEILEQRPVLNLEQLNPKLFTLVPDLSLVKKLREELQMIKRYLVFCPNADNEGLPWRAGLRSHMVENSGSYAIKDLIDLQNGTLIEEIRAAHDAMRKHVAENCDLCRARGHLCELCGNDEVIYPWDAGSFSCPECSTVYHRACWAKRNHHCSKCSRIQKRLALNQWQGDGNLQVSTQIDETKEKLSRNLSN; encoded by the exons ATGTCAGTACATGTGAAGCCAAGTTCCAATATGGTTGACATTAGAAGTCAGAATGATGCTGAGCATGACAAGAAATTCGAGCAAGACCCGGGTCATAGGTGTGGAACTGGTGCTTCCACTCCATCCTCTCTGTCTGATTATATCACTAGTGACGCCGATGACAGTTCTGACGGTAGATGTGCCGCACCATTTACATTGAGATCCATTGAAACGCAACTCGTTTTGACAAGG GATGCCACGCCAACGGATCTGCGGGAAATGGTCAAACGTTGTAAAGAAATGGTGATGGAAAGTGCAGAATGCAGTGAAGAACGCAAGTGGCTCGTCAGACGTCTCATTGAATTACGTCTGCGGGCTCAAGAACTAAGAGAAGTATCCGTTGAGAATCTACTAGAAACCTGCGTTATTCTAGGACATCATTTGGCACCGCAAaaaaatcatgcagtcacataTGGGCCAATTTATTGCGATAATTGCAGTGCTGCTGTGTGGACAATGCTTCAATCCTGGTATATGTGTAATG ATTGTGGATTTTGCTGTCATGCGAAGTGTCTAACCGCCACCTGCCGAGTCTGTGCGCATATTGTTGCCAGTGAAGCTGGTGGATATACATTTACGAAGGATATATGCCCCGAGCGTGGTCTCTCAGCACAGTTGTACAGATGCGCCGAATGCAATGCCAGCATAACGTTTA ATAAATTGATACATTGTTTTTTCCTGCAAGCTTTCACCAAAGGATTATTTCTGTCGTGTTTTGGAAGTCCCTTCAAATACACAG AGGCTGCCTGGATAGAACCACGCCTTTGCGACTATACTGGGTTGTATTATTGTCAACGCTGCCATTGGAATACTACTGCTCCCATACCTGCCCGCATAATTCGAAATTGGGATATGGAACCTCGAAAGGTGTCTCGAGCAGCTGCTCAGCTGTTGGAAATTCTAGAACAGCGTCCAGTCTTGAATCTAGAGCAGCTAAATCCAAAATTGTTCACATTGGTTCCAGATTTGTCACTGGTCAAG aaGCTACGTGAAGAATTGCAGATGATTAAACGGTACTTGGTATTTTGCCCAAATGCAGATAACGAAGGATTGCCATGGCGTGCTGGCTTGCGGTCACACATGGTAGAAAATTCCGGCAGCTACGCAATCAAAGATTTGATCGATCTTCAGAATGGAACGCTTATAGAGGAAATTCGAGCTGCGCATGATGCTATGCGTAAACATGTCGCAGAAAACTGTGATTTGTGTAGAGCAAG GGGGCATTTGTGCGAGTTATGCGGTAATGATGAGGTGATATATCCTTGGGATGCTGGTTCGTTTTCATGTCCTGAGTGTTCGACGGTCTATCACCGTGCTTGTTGGGCAAAGCGCAATCATCATTGTTCAAAATGTTCTCGTATTCAGAAGCGACTTGCTTTAAACCAATGGCAGGGAGACGGTAACTTGCAGGTTTCCACACAAATAGATGAGACGAAAG AGAAGCTTTCGAGGAACTTGAGTAACTAG
- the LOC124174971 gene encoding differentially expressed in FDCP 8 homolog isoform X5, with amino-acid sequence MSVHVKPSSNMVDIRSQNDAEHDKKFEQDPGHRCGTGASTPSSLSDYITSDADDSSDGRCAAPFTLRSIETQLVLTRDATPTDLREMVKRCKEMVMESAECSEERKWLVRRLIELRLRAQELREVSVENLLETCVILGHHLAPQKNHAVTYGPIYCDNCSAAVWTMLQSWYMCNDCGFCCHAKCLTATCRVCAHIVASEAGGYTFTKDICPERGLSAQLYRCAECNASITFKAAWIEPRLCDYTGLYYCQRCHWNTTAPIPARIIRNWDMEPRKVSRAAAQLLEILEQRPVLNLEQLNPKLFTLVPDLSLVKKLREELQMIKRYLVFCPNADNEGLPWRAGLRSHMVENSGSYAIKDLIDLQNGTLIEEIRAAHDAMRKHVAENCDLCRARGHLCELCGNDEVIYPWDAGSFSCPECSTVYHRACWAKRNHHCSKCSRIQKRLALNQWQGDGNLQVSTQIDETKDILNLKYTLYCAEGPSVNYIISGQCYVCLVTGEGEGSFRASIT; translated from the exons ATGTCAGTACATGTGAAGCCAAGTTCCAATATGGTTGACATTAGAAGTCAGAATGATGCTGAGCATGACAAGAAATTCGAGCAAGACCCGGGTCATAGGTGTGGAACTGGTGCTTCCACTCCATCCTCTCTGTCTGATTATATCACTAGTGACGCCGATGACAGTTCTGACGGTAGATGTGCCGCACCATTTACATTGAGATCCATTGAAACGCAACTCGTTTTGACAAGG GATGCCACGCCAACGGATCTGCGGGAAATGGTCAAACGTTGTAAAGAAATGGTGATGGAAAGTGCAGAATGCAGTGAAGAACGCAAGTGGCTCGTCAGACGTCTCATTGAATTACGTCTGCGGGCTCAAGAACTAAGAGAAGTATCCGTTGAGAATCTACTAGAAACCTGCGTTATTCTAGGACATCATTTGGCACCGCAAaaaaatcatgcagtcacataTGGGCCAATTTATTGCGATAATTGCAGTGCTGCTGTGTGGACAATGCTTCAATCCTGGTATATGTGTAATG ATTGTGGATTTTGCTGTCATGCGAAGTGTCTAACCGCCACCTGCCGAGTCTGTGCGCATATTGTTGCCAGTGAAGCTGGTGGATATACATTTACGAAGGATATATGCCCCGAGCGTGGTCTCTCAGCACAGTTGTACAGATGCGCCGAATGCAATGCCAGCATAACGTTTA AGGCTGCCTGGATAGAACCACGCCTTTGCGACTATACTGGGTTGTATTATTGTCAACGCTGCCATTGGAATACTACTGCTCCCATACCTGCCCGCATAATTCGAAATTGGGATATGGAACCTCGAAAGGTGTCTCGAGCAGCTGCTCAGCTGTTGGAAATTCTAGAACAGCGTCCAGTCTTGAATCTAGAGCAGCTAAATCCAAAATTGTTCACATTGGTTCCAGATTTGTCACTGGTCAAG aaGCTACGTGAAGAATTGCAGATGATTAAACGGTACTTGGTATTTTGCCCAAATGCAGATAACGAAGGATTGCCATGGCGTGCTGGCTTGCGGTCACACATGGTAGAAAATTCCGGCAGCTACGCAATCAAAGATTTGATCGATCTTCAGAATGGAACGCTTATAGAGGAAATTCGAGCTGCGCATGATGCTATGCGTAAACATGTCGCAGAAAACTGTGATTTGTGTAGAGCAAG GGGGCATTTGTGCGAGTTATGCGGTAATGATGAGGTGATATATCCTTGGGATGCTGGTTCGTTTTCATGTCCTGAGTGTTCGACGGTCTATCACCGTGCTTGTTGGGCAAAGCGCAATCATCATTGTTCAAAATGTTCTCGTATTCAGAAGCGACTTGCTTTAAACCAATGGCAGGGAGACGGTAACTTGCAGGTTTCCACACAAATAGATGAGACGAAAG ACATTCTGAATCTAAAGTACACATTGTACTGTGCAGAGGGGCCGTCCGTAAACTACATAATCTCAGGGCAGTGTTATGTATGTCTTGTTACAGGAGAGGGGGAGGGCAGTTTCAGAGCCTCTATTACATAA